A window of Brevibacterium ihuae contains these coding sequences:
- a CDS encoding Sir2 family NAD-dependent protein deacetylase: MGVVRDPLRGRVRPEPEHTDEQIVAAMTPIRPARWAVLTGAGISTDSGIPDYRGPGSPARAPMTVQTFLSHPAQRARYWARGWIGWKRMTAVHPNAGHRALARIAPLGIITQNVDGLHQAAGSEPVIDLHGRLDRVICLDCGTVIDRDRVQEELDALNPGFLDTLGAAPETLETAPDGDVELEETAHFRVLDCPRCGGVLKPDVVYFGESVPRPRVDAAFALLGSASGLVVLGSSLAVHSGLRFVRAAVREELPVVIVTDGPTRADELPVQRSVSRVADFLRTWEDALGRAI; the protein is encoded by the coding sequence ATGGGAGTCGTCCGGGACCCGCTGCGTGGACGGGTGCGACCGGAGCCGGAGCACACCGACGAGCAGATCGTCGCCGCCATGACCCCGATCCGCCCCGCACGCTGGGCGGTGCTCACCGGTGCCGGGATCAGCACCGACTCCGGCATCCCCGACTACCGCGGGCCCGGTTCCCCGGCGCGCGCCCCGATGACCGTGCAGACCTTCCTCTCCCATCCCGCGCAGCGCGCGCGGTACTGGGCGCGCGGGTGGATCGGCTGGAAGCGGATGACCGCGGTCCACCCCAACGCCGGGCACCGGGCGCTCGCCCGGATCGCACCGCTGGGCATCATCACGCAGAACGTCGACGGCCTCCACCAGGCGGCCGGGTCGGAGCCGGTGATCGACCTCCACGGGCGCCTCGACCGGGTGATCTGCCTCGACTGCGGGACGGTCATCGACCGCGACCGCGTGCAGGAGGAGCTCGATGCGCTCAACCCCGGGTTCCTCGACACCCTGGGGGCAGCGCCGGAGACGCTCGAGACCGCTCCCGACGGCGACGTCGAGCTCGAGGAGACCGCACACTTCCGGGTGCTCGACTGTCCGCGGTGCGGCGGCGTGCTCAAACCCGACGTCGTGTACTTCGGCGAGTCGGTGCCGCGCCCGCGCGTCGATGCGGCGTTCGCGCTCCTCGGCTCGGCCTCCGGGCTCGTGGTCCTCGGATCCTCGCTCGCGGTGCACTCCGGGCTCCGGTTCGTCCGCGCCGCGGTCCGGGAGGAGCTGCCGGTGGTCATCGTCACCGACGGACCCACCCGGGCCGACGAGCTGCCGGTGCAGCGCTCGGTGAGCCGTGTCGCGGACTTCCTCCGGACCTGGGAGGACGCGCTCGGCCGGGCGATCTGA